Proteins from a single region of Sandaracinaceae bacterium:
- a CDS encoding TolC family protein encodes MFRPLSFRVGPRLFPTRVVLPLALVGWVLSPPSAARAQDPRDDAALAAQAGEEAASELGALAVDGSQGLDEEQVVAAALASAPSIEAARASVEAARAGARRALLGFVPEVQLGFRYTRISNIQNGSIGGGVDNPLIDNAIANVADPNARLVFRGLIDGLTNTSFPILRNQYAFTASISYPLTDLFLTVLPQVRATDAALDAQRVQAEVEQRSVTLQAREAFYEHVRAVAAQQVARDALGQAEAHRERVATLVREGAAAPVELMRVDAGVAAAQVAVAQADMGVALTLEALRALTHVQGQLEVRVAVSRSQTVPVGTLDELQEMAERERPELVALASLRDARGHQLRSARGAQYPRLAVQANFVYANPNPRVFPQRAEFTPAWDVSAVVSWSLQQTLDARQQAQSAQAQLLQLEADVQRVRDGVRLEVASAYHQLAAAEQAVMAAQAQVRAADESYRLRWAQLEAGTVVQSDVVDARLERAQAHVALLNAEIGELLARVRLRHAVTGVSAARDGAASTPSAE; translated from the coding sequence GCGCGTAGTGCTGCCTCTCGCGCTCGTCGGGTGGGTGCTGAGTCCCCCGTCTGCGGCTCGCGCCCAGGACCCCCGCGACGACGCGGCCTTGGCAGCCCAGGCGGGGGAGGAAGCTGCGTCGGAGCTCGGGGCGCTCGCGGTCGATGGGAGCCAGGGGTTGGACGAGGAACAGGTGGTTGCCGCGGCACTGGCCAGCGCGCCGAGCATCGAAGCCGCACGGGCTTCGGTCGAAGCCGCACGGGCAGGTGCGCGCCGCGCGCTGCTCGGGTTCGTCCCCGAGGTGCAGCTCGGCTTCCGCTACACCCGCATCTCCAACATCCAGAACGGCTCCATCGGCGGAGGCGTCGACAACCCCCTCATCGACAACGCCATCGCCAACGTGGCCGACCCCAACGCGCGGCTCGTCTTCCGAGGTCTGATCGACGGCCTGACCAACACGTCCTTCCCGATCCTCCGGAACCAGTACGCTTTCACGGCGAGCATCTCATACCCCCTCACCGACCTCTTCCTCACCGTACTGCCCCAGGTCAGGGCGACCGACGCCGCGCTGGACGCCCAGCGCGTGCAGGCCGAGGTCGAGCAGCGTAGCGTGACGCTCCAGGCGCGGGAGGCCTTCTACGAGCACGTGCGAGCCGTGGCCGCGCAGCAGGTCGCGCGCGACGCGCTCGGGCAGGCGGAGGCGCACCGAGAGCGTGTCGCGACCCTGGTGCGCGAGGGGGCCGCCGCGCCCGTCGAGCTGATGCGAGTCGACGCCGGGGTGGCCGCGGCCCAGGTCGCCGTGGCGCAGGCAGACATGGGCGTCGCGCTGACGCTCGAGGCGCTACGCGCGCTGACCCACGTCCAGGGCCAGCTCGAGGTGCGGGTCGCCGTCAGCCGAAGCCAGACCGTGCCGGTCGGCACGCTGGACGAGCTGCAAGAGATGGCCGAGCGCGAGCGTCCGGAGCTGGTGGCGCTGGCGTCGCTGCGCGACGCGAGGGGTCATCAGCTCCGCAGCGCACGCGGCGCTCAGTACCCACGGCTCGCCGTGCAGGCCAACTTCGTCTACGCCAACCCCAACCCGAGGGTGTTCCCACAGCGCGCGGAGTTCACGCCCGCCTGGGACGTCAGCGCTGTCGTCAGCTGGTCGCTCCAGCAGACGCTCGATGCTCGCCAGCAGGCGCAGAGCGCCCAGGCCCAGCTCCTGCAGCTCGAGGCTGACGTCCAGCGCGTGCGCGACGGCGTGCGCCTCGAGGTAGCCTCCGCCTATCACCAGCTCGCTGCGGCGGAGCAGGCCGTGATGGCGGCGCAAGCGCAGGTGCGCGCCGCGGACGAGAGCTACCGCCTGCGTTGGGCGCAGCTCGAGGCGGGGACGGTGGTGCAGAGCGACGTCGTCGATGCCCGCCTCGAGCGAGCCCAGGCGCACGTGGCGCTGCTCAACGCCGAGATCGGCGAGCTGTTGGCGCGCGTCCGCCTGCGCCACGCAGTCACCGGTGTCTCGGCAGCCCGCGATGGCGCTGCGAGCACTCCGTCCGCCGAGTGA